In the genome of Acidobacteriota bacterium, one region contains:
- a CDS encoding starvation-sensing protein RspA, giving the protein MTAIPRRSLLKLFGGAGFAGVSTRRMLAAEAAAAQATRALPTPRIRDVSVIETAPGGVRLTVVKITTDQDGLYGYGCATFTQRADLVRPAVERYLKPFLVGRPADRIDDTWQALYFSSYWRNGPVLNNAISGVDQALWDIKGRQAGMPVYQLLGGKCREAVDCYGHAAGNEIPQVIENAKNYIAQGFRHVRVQVGVPGMAGYGAGGGAAAAQAALHNAPVFEPMAYYRRAMRLFDACRTELGDEIELLHDVHERVSPNQGVQFCKDAERFKLFFVEDPVSPEDIAYFRQIRQQCSTPLAMGELFNSPHEWQPLIAERLIDYIRIHVSQAGGLTPCRKIAAFAEQFGVKTAWHGPGDVSPVGHMANVTLGIACYNFGINEYSAFNQNHQEVFKGCPVMKNGYLWVNESPGWGIEIDEKAAAKFPFGRETGERGQLNGGWGEVRRRDGTVIKQ; this is encoded by the coding sequence ATGACCGCCATTCCGCGCCGCAGCCTTCTGAAACTCTTCGGGGGCGCCGGGTTCGCCGGCGTCTCGACGCGCCGGATGCTCGCCGCCGAGGCGGCCGCCGCGCAGGCCACGCGCGCGCTGCCCACGCCGCGCATCCGCGACGTGAGCGTGATCGAGACCGCGCCGGGCGGCGTGAGGCTCACGGTCGTCAAGATCACGACCGACCAGGACGGCCTCTACGGCTACGGCTGCGCGACCTTCACGCAGCGCGCCGATCTCGTCAGGCCGGCCGTCGAGCGCTATCTCAAACCGTTCCTCGTGGGTAGACCGGCCGATCGCATCGACGACACCTGGCAGGCGCTGTACTTCAGCTCGTACTGGCGCAACGGGCCGGTGCTGAACAACGCGATCAGCGGCGTGGACCAGGCGCTCTGGGACATCAAGGGCCGTCAGGCCGGCATGCCCGTGTACCAGTTGCTCGGCGGCAAGTGCCGCGAGGCCGTCGACTGCTACGGACACGCAGCCGGCAACGAGATCCCGCAGGTCATCGAGAACGCGAAGAACTACATCGCGCAGGGCTTCCGTCACGTCCGCGTCCAGGTCGGCGTGCCGGGCATGGCCGGCTACGGCGCGGGTGGCGGTGCGGCGGCGGCGCAGGCCGCGCTCCACAACGCGCCGGTCTTCGAGCCGATGGCGTACTACCGGCGCGCCATGCGGCTCTTCGACGCGTGCCGCACCGAGCTCGGCGACGAGATCGAGCTGCTCCACGACGTGCACGAGCGCGTGTCGCCCAACCAGGGCGTCCAGTTCTGCAAGGACGCCGAGCGGTTCAAGCTCTTCTTCGTCGAGGACCCGGTGTCGCCAGAAGACATCGCGTACTTCCGCCAGATTCGACAGCAGTGCAGCACGCCGCTCGCCATGGGCGAGCTGTTCAACAGCCCGCACGAGTGGCAGCCGCTCATCGCCGAGCGGCTGATCGACTACATCCGCATCCACGTCTCGCAGGCCGGCGGTCTCACGCCCTGCCGGAAGATCGCTGCCTTCGCCGAGCAGTTCGGCGTGAAGACGGCCTGGCACGGGCCCGGCGACGTCTCGCCCGTCGGCCACATGGCGAACGTCACGCTCGGCATCGCGTGCTACAACTTCGGCATCAACGAATACTCGGCGTTCAACCAGAATCACCAGGAGGTCTTCAAGGGCTGCCCGGTGATGAAGAACGGCTACCTGTGGGTGAACGAGTCGCCGGGATGGGGCATCGAGATCGACGAGAAGGCCGCGGCGAAGTTCCCGTTCGGACGCGAGACCGGCGAGCGCGGCCAGCTCAACGGCGGATGGGGCGAGGTGCGTCGCCGGGACGGCACGGTGATCAAGCAGTAG
- a CDS encoding glycosyltransferase family 2 protein, with the protein MASVSPITDIGVVTADRPASLARTLASVVAAAPPGRRLRAVVVDGSRTARGRRETRAVVTRATKHSKMAFIYIGAAKAARLRRAWRVPRALASSLTPGSAGANRNLLLLLTAGRQVLFVDDDIVLEPWELPDRRHGWTVAGHDERREFRFFPTRRAALALVTRPPIDLLGAHEELLGRQVGAVPTDAALDLPDLNDACAHLKARVAQGRPMTVRVTCAGMAGDAGRPAPDRLLFSRGSLRERLWSSAREFRTAMTSREERRVAVASYATHAANTPAGCLALENRRLAPPFPPISRNEDGVFGALLAATDAAALFGHLAVGVLHDSARRSPYTEAERRGVTQVRVAELLIVLIRRLARTSARQSPAARLRDVGAGLQDVAGWKPLEFKAFVAGVMRTARFQQIDAAERDALTQGCPQYWRDALADCRRRVAAAADSPWFALPIEFHDRAGIDAGYRALAGFVRRFGALVEAWPALWTRARRLRTIAASTA; encoded by the coding sequence GTGGCCAGCGTCTCTCCAATCACGGACATCGGCGTGGTGACGGCCGATCGGCCCGCGAGCCTCGCACGGACGCTGGCATCGGTCGTCGCCGCTGCGCCTCCAGGCCGCCGGCTTCGAGCTGTCGTTGTCGACGGCTCACGGACGGCACGCGGGCGTCGCGAGACGCGGGCGGTGGTCACGCGCGCGACGAAGCACTCGAAGATGGCGTTCATCTACATCGGTGCCGCGAAAGCTGCGCGGCTGCGGCGAGCGTGGCGCGTGCCGCGCGCGCTCGCGTCGTCGCTCACGCCGGGAAGCGCCGGGGCGAATCGCAATCTGCTCCTGTTGCTCACTGCGGGCCGACAGGTGCTGTTCGTCGACGACGACATCGTGCTGGAGCCGTGGGAGCTGCCGGATCGGCGGCATGGATGGACAGTCGCCGGGCACGACGAGCGCCGCGAGTTCAGGTTCTTTCCAACCCGCCGTGCGGCGCTCGCGTTGGTGACGCGCCCGCCGATAGACCTCCTCGGCGCGCACGAGGAGTTGCTGGGCCGGCAGGTCGGGGCCGTGCCGACGGATGCGGCGCTCGACCTGCCCGACCTGAATGACGCGTGCGCGCACTTGAAGGCGCGGGTGGCCCAGGGACGTCCGATGACCGTGCGCGTGACCTGCGCGGGCATGGCCGGAGACGCCGGGCGTCCGGCGCCCGATCGCTTGCTCTTCAGCCGCGGATCGTTACGCGAGCGGCTCTGGTCGAGTGCCCGCGAATTCAGGACCGCGATGACGAGCCGGGAAGAGCGCCGCGTCGCCGTTGCGAGCTACGCCACGCACGCCGCCAATACGCCCGCCGGGTGCCTGGCTCTGGAGAACCGCCGGCTCGCGCCGCCGTTTCCGCCGATCTCCCGCAACGAGGACGGCGTCTTCGGCGCGCTTCTCGCGGCGACCGACGCGGCCGCGCTGTTCGGCCATCTGGCAGTCGGCGTGCTACACGATTCGGCGCGCCGGTCGCCGTACACCGAGGCCGAACGTCGCGGCGTGACGCAGGTGCGGGTCGCCGAGTTGCTGATCGTGCTGATCCGCCGTCTCGCCCGGACGTCTGCACGCCAATCGCCAGCGGCGCGGCTTCGCGACGTCGGCGCGGGGCTGCAGGACGTCGCCGGGTGGAAGCCTCTCGAGTTCAAGGCGTTCGTCGCGGGCGTGATGCGGACCGCGAGGTTCCAGCAGATCGACGCGGCGGAGCGTGACGCCCTCACGCAGGGCTGTCCGCAGTACTGGCGCGACGCGCTCGCGGACTGCCGGCGCCGGGTGGCAGCCGCGGCAGACTCCCCGTGGTTTGCGCTGCCGATCGAGTTCCACGATCGCGCCGGCATCGACGCGGGCTATCGCGCGCTCGCCGGCTTCGTTCGGCGTTTCGGCGCGCTCGTCGAGGCATGGCCGGCGCTGTGGACGCGCGCCCGGCGGCTCAGGACCATCGCCGCGTCTACTGCTTGA
- a CDS encoding serine/threonine-protein kinase — protein MSADPPVAPPAGGRGDSPPPGLEHIRALIAAAGRSAHYEVVSLVGSGGIGAVYKAVDTRLARPVAIKALHGAQLLDTRGAARLRAEALAAASLDHPYICKIYELVDTGSEPLIVMEFVEGETLAAVLARGVPSIEATVRVAIEIAEGLAAAHAHGLVHRDVKPANVVITTHGHVKLLDFGLALADPTAGETRIAPPLSDAFAGTPHYMAPEQAAGRPVTARADLFSFGVVLFECLSGRLPFRGSNAYDYVRRIQSDPPIRLDRIAPAVPADLARLVDACLEKVPADRPASAGEVVAELRRIAGGLSSSGIGGNAETAGAVRRRTHVQRWLWAGALGAMAIALAWIAGRDANPAPVWMHRPFVTTSAEEFESRISPDAQWVSFISSAAGLTELKVRRVDGGDAQRVATSDGTVVSQVWSPDGARIAYVVRQASASRLVVVPAFFGGTPVASVAMAAGSAPFKLLRWIGHIVYVQVSDARGRSLWKVDLDAGTFQPVSAAWRVDGTPEEFDVRPADGRVVFSMAIAGQEDLWTANLDGSSMRRVTNDQFFERHPIWAGRDDTVIYQTNRSGQVDLWETSLSSGRSSPLTSSPTVELPDSTSPDGRLVSFQQTSQAAHLWIVDGAAGRQVTDDALRDSSPSVARDGARVVFQRNPAVTREGNESLDAVLFTGAIQRGQPVAAPRALTDGFAPIVSPDGRRIAYHRMAPDGAHAAVFVLDLSSDQKTQVSSTGRVPGYATFPSDWTEPHVAWAPDGAALFVIDESQGWVVRRYVIGASAPDAPLAQADAQEVFHGLSVSPDGRWLALLVSRRGASFARLIDLEQRASRDVRLEGSGSTFMRGWLADSQGVVVVRSRVVHEDRSADVDVLVVRPPDTADVVLRLAGVFGPTTRLDGAARAIYATVVEAGVHNVVEYPLKGGRGRKMTDNRLAGVTFAGLAPLPDGTLLASRAEQKNDIWLMAMAGR, from the coding sequence ATGAGCGCCGATCCGCCTGTCGCGCCGCCGGCCGGAGGCCGGGGTGATTCGCCGCCGCCGGGGTTGGAGCACATCCGGGCGCTCATCGCGGCAGCAGGGCGGTCGGCGCACTACGAGGTCGTCTCGCTCGTCGGTTCGGGCGGCATCGGGGCAGTCTACAAGGCCGTCGACACACGCCTCGCGCGGCCGGTGGCGATCAAGGCGCTCCACGGCGCGCAGTTGCTCGACACGCGCGGCGCGGCCAGGCTGCGGGCCGAAGCCCTGGCCGCCGCATCGCTCGACCATCCCTACATCTGCAAGATCTACGAGCTCGTCGACACGGGCAGCGAGCCGCTCATCGTCATGGAGTTCGTCGAGGGCGAGACGCTCGCGGCCGTGTTGGCGCGCGGCGTGCCGTCCATCGAGGCCACGGTGCGGGTCGCGATCGAGATCGCCGAAGGGCTGGCCGCCGCGCACGCACACGGGCTCGTCCATCGTGACGTCAAGCCCGCCAACGTCGTCATCACCACCCATGGCCACGTCAAGCTGCTGGACTTCGGTCTCGCGCTCGCGGATCCGACGGCTGGCGAGACGCGCATCGCGCCGCCGCTGAGCGATGCCTTCGCCGGCACACCGCACTACATGGCGCCGGAGCAAGCCGCGGGACGGCCCGTAACCGCGCGCGCCGATCTCTTCTCGTTCGGCGTGGTCCTCTTCGAGTGCCTGAGCGGACGGCTGCCGTTTCGCGGCAGCAACGCGTACGACTACGTGCGCCGGATCCAGTCGGATCCGCCGATCCGCCTGGATCGGATCGCGCCCGCCGTGCCGGCCGACCTCGCGCGCCTCGTGGACGCCTGCCTCGAGAAGGTCCCGGCCGACCGCCCCGCGTCGGCCGGAGAGGTGGTGGCCGAGCTTCGCCGGATCGCCGGCGGGCTGAGCAGCAGCGGCATCGGCGGCAACGCAGAAACCGCCGGCGCCGTGCGGCGCCGGACACACGTCCAGCGGTGGCTGTGGGCCGGTGCGCTTGGAGCGATGGCGATCGCGCTCGCGTGGATCGCGGGGCGAGACGCGAATCCGGCGCCCGTCTGGATGCACCGCCCGTTCGTCACGACGTCGGCGGAGGAGTTCGAGAGCCGAATCTCGCCCGACGCGCAGTGGGTGTCGTTCATCTCCAGCGCGGCCGGGCTCACCGAGCTGAAAGTACGGCGCGTGGATGGAGGCGACGCGCAACGCGTCGCGACCTCCGACGGCACGGTCGTGAGCCAGGTCTGGTCGCCCGACGGCGCGCGGATCGCGTACGTCGTCCGGCAGGCGTCAGCGTCGCGCCTCGTGGTCGTGCCGGCGTTCTTCGGCGGCACGCCGGTCGCCAGCGTGGCGATGGCCGCCGGCTCCGCGCCCTTCAAGCTGCTGCGCTGGATTGGCCACATCGTGTACGTGCAGGTCAGCGACGCGCGGGGACGATCGCTCTGGAAGGTCGACCTGGACGCGGGCACCTTTCAGCCCGTCAGCGCCGCCTGGCGCGTGGACGGCACGCCCGAGGAGTTCGACGTGCGTCCGGCCGACGGCCGCGTCGTGTTCTCGATGGCGATCGCCGGCCAGGAGGATCTCTGGACGGCGAACCTCGACGGCTCGTCGATGCGTCGCGTGACGAACGACCAGTTCTTCGAACGCCATCCGATCTGGGCCGGCCGGGACGACACGGTGATCTACCAGACGAACCGCAGCGGACAGGTGGACCTCTGGGAAACCTCGCTGTCGTCGGGTCGATCCTCGCCGCTCACGTCGAGCCCGACCGTGGAGCTGCCCGACAGCACATCGCCCGACGGGCGGCTCGTGAGCTTCCAGCAGACGTCGCAGGCCGCACATCTCTGGATCGTCGACGGCGCCGCAGGCCGCCAGGTGACCGACGACGCGCTGCGGGATTCGTCGCCGAGCGTCGCCCGCGACGGCGCACGTGTGGTGTTCCAGCGCAACCCCGCGGTCACGCGCGAAGGCAATGAGTCGCTCGACGCGGTGCTGTTCACCGGCGCGATCCAGCGCGGTCAGCCCGTGGCGGCGCCGCGCGCGCTGACCGACGGGTTCGCGCCGATCGTCTCGCCCGATGGCCGCCGCATCGCCTATCACCGGATGGCGCCGGACGGCGCGCACGCGGCGGTCTTCGTCCTCGATCTCTCCTCCGATCAGAAGACGCAGGTCAGCTCGACCGGACGTGTTCCGGGGTACGCGACGTTTCCTTCGGATTGGACGGAACCGCACGTGGCCTGGGCGCCGGATGGCGCGGCGTTGTTCGTCATCGACGAGAGCCAGGGCTGGGTCGTACGCCGGTACGTCATCGGCGCGTCCGCTCCAGACGCACCGCTGGCCCAGGCCGACGCGCAGGAGGTCTTCCACGGTCTGAGCGTGTCGCCGGACGGGCGATGGCTTGCGCTCCTGGTCTCGCGCCGTGGTGCCTCGTTCGCGCGTCTGATCGACCTCGAACAGCGGGCGTCGCGAGACGTCCGCTTGGAAGGATCCGGTTCGACCTTCATGCGCGGATGGCTGGCCGATTCACAGGGCGTCGTCGTCGTGCGATCGCGCGTGGTGCACGAGGACCGATCGGCCGACGTCGACGTGCTGGTCGTCAGGCCTCCCGACACGGCCGACGTGGTGCTGCGCCTTGCCGGCGTCTTCGGTCCGACGACGCGGCTCGATGGTGCCGCGCGAGCGATCTACGCCACCGTCGTCGAGGCCGGCGTGCACAACGTCGTCGAGTATCCGCTGAAGGGGGGCCGCGGCCGGAAGATGACCGACAACAGGCTGGCGGGCGTGACGTTCGCGGGCCTCGCGCCGTTGCCCGACGGAACCCTGCTCGCGTCGCGCGCCGAGCAGAAGAACGACATCTGGCTCATGGCGATGGCAGGCCGATAG
- a CDS encoding RidA family protein, producing the protein MPKKTRRTFLTAGLPALAVGAPAAAAAQTPAGGARQERRFFRQSPGNPPPPYSPEVAYGNLLFISGKGVGAGFQGDITAQVTKTIDNVEESLKAAGSALDKVLKVNVYLADIRHFDAMNAVYRQRFGPVFPTRTTIGGVVMPDGGLVEIDCVAYI; encoded by the coding sequence ATGCCAAAGAAGACTCGCCGAACGTTCCTCACCGCCGGACTCCCCGCGCTGGCCGTCGGCGCGCCCGCCGCGGCTGCAGCGCAAACCCCCGCCGGCGGCGCCCGACAGGAGCGTCGCTTCTTCCGTCAGTCTCCCGGCAACCCTCCGCCGCCGTACAGCCCGGAGGTCGCCTACGGCAACCTGCTCTTCATCTCCGGCAAGGGCGTCGGCGCCGGTTTCCAGGGCGACATCACCGCGCAGGTGACGAAGACGATCGACAACGTCGAGGAGTCGCTGAAGGCCGCCGGCTCGGCGCTCGACAAGGTCCTCAAGGTCAACGTGTACCTCGCGGACATCCGGCACTTCGACGCCATGAACGCCGTCTATCGGCAGCGCTTCGGACCGGTGTTCCCGACCCGCACGACGATCGGCGGCGTCGTGATGCCCGACGGCGGCCTCGTCGAGATCGATTGCGTGGCGTATATCTGA
- a CDS encoding aminotransferase class V-fold PLP-dependent enzyme, whose protein sequence is MSTPDSWVPKSLRQLNRRQLFGWAGLAGGMGWFAGRNPAAAATMPGAMDQAAQKIGGSTIAAAPNVYEAIGVRPFVNCRGTLTVLGGNIELPEVQAAKTRANLQHAQLDEVMHAVGQRLAELTGAEWGMVSAGCAAAMSHATAACVAGGNPDRHVRIPNLEGFAKDEVIIPGSSRNVYDAAIRAVGVRIVEVDTPDELERAIGPRTAMIYIFAKPENESGPMGTEAIAAVAKRHDVPVLVDAAAEVLTIPNLHLQRGATLVAYSGGKFIRGPQSAGLLLGRKDLVQAAWVHSAPHHGYARAMKVGREEMIGMLVAVESWAARDHEAQWRDWIARCRFIADRVSTIAGVTTNLRTEPGGRSNRSPQLTVRWEAQKLGLTGADVVQLLDSTDPRILLSASGGNGGRGGGPPLAGDTGIALVPSTMAPGDEKIVADRLAAVLSAAHTLKPPAPVLPPAGDLTGVWDVQIKYVASASTHTISVFQNNGRLTGVHQGDFQSRDLTGTVSGDAVAFGSTVTERHGDSLSYRFTGTLAGDAMSGALDMGEYLKATWTAKRRASGSARSAG, encoded by the coding sequence ATGTCCACCCCGGACTCTTGGGTGCCGAAGTCCCTGCGACAGTTGAACCGGCGGCAGCTCTTCGGATGGGCGGGCCTGGCCGGCGGCATGGGGTGGTTCGCCGGTCGCAATCCCGCGGCGGCCGCAACGATGCCGGGGGCGATGGACCAGGCCGCGCAGAAGATCGGCGGGAGCACCATCGCGGCGGCGCCGAACGTCTACGAAGCCATCGGCGTGCGGCCGTTCGTCAACTGCCGCGGCACGCTCACCGTGCTGGGCGGCAACATCGAGCTGCCCGAAGTGCAGGCGGCGAAGACGCGGGCCAACCTCCAGCACGCGCAGCTCGACGAGGTGATGCACGCCGTGGGGCAGCGGCTGGCTGAGCTCACCGGCGCCGAGTGGGGCATGGTGAGCGCCGGCTGCGCGGCGGCGATGTCGCACGCGACGGCCGCGTGCGTCGCGGGCGGCAATCCGGACCGGCACGTTCGCATCCCGAACCTCGAGGGATTCGCGAAGGACGAGGTGATCATCCCGGGCAGCTCGCGCAACGTCTACGACGCGGCCATTCGCGCGGTGGGCGTGCGGATCGTCGAGGTCGACACGCCGGACGAGCTCGAACGGGCGATCGGCCCGCGGACCGCGATGATCTACATCTTCGCGAAGCCGGAGAACGAGAGCGGGCCCATGGGCACCGAGGCCATCGCGGCCGTCGCGAAGCGCCACGACGTGCCGGTGCTCGTCGACGCGGCAGCCGAAGTGCTGACGATCCCGAACCTCCACCTCCAGCGCGGCGCCACGCTCGTCGCGTACAGCGGCGGCAAGTTCATCCGCGGGCCGCAGAGCGCCGGCTTGCTGCTCGGCCGCAAGGACCTCGTGCAGGCGGCCTGGGTGCACAGCGCGCCGCACCACGGCTATGCGCGCGCGATGAAGGTCGGCCGCGAGGAGATGATCGGGATGCTCGTGGCCGTCGAGAGCTGGGCGGCGCGCGATCACGAGGCGCAGTGGCGCGACTGGATCGCCCGGTGCCGGTTCATCGCCGATCGCGTGTCGACCATCGCCGGCGTCACGACGAACCTTCGCACCGAGCCCGGCGGCCGGAGCAACCGCAGCCCGCAGCTCACCGTGCGCTGGGAAGCGCAGAAGCTGGGCCTCACCGGGGCCGACGTGGTGCAACTGCTCGACAGCACCGATCCGCGCATCCTGCTCAGCGCGAGCGGCGGCAACGGCGGGCGTGGCGGCGGCCCACCGCTCGCCGGCGACACCGGCATCGCGCTCGTGCCGTCGACGATGGCGCCCGGCGACGAGAAGATCGTCGCCGATCGGCTCGCGGCCGTGCTGTCGGCGGCCCACACGCTGAAGCCGCCAGCGCCGGTGCTGCCTCCTGCCGGCGATCTGACCGGCGTCTGGGACGTCCAGATCAAGTACGTCGCGAGCGCCTCGACGCACACCATCTCCGTGTTCCAGAACAACGGCCGCCTGACCGGAGTCCATCAGGGCGACTTCCAGAGCCGCGACCTCACCGGGACGGTGAGCGGCGACGCCGTGGCGTTCGGCAGCACCGTGACCGAGCGGCACGGGGATTCGCTCAGCTACCGGTTCACGGGCACGCTCGCAGGTGACGCGATGTCGGGCGCGCTCGACATGGGCGAGTACCTCAAGGCGACCTGGACCGCGAAACGCCGCGCGTCCGGCAGTGCCCGCTCTGCCGGATAG
- a CDS encoding amidohydrolase/deacetylase family metallohydrolase produces MRRVAVCLLGLALGPATSAQQPAYDLLLKGGHVVDGRSSLSAIRDVAIKGRTIAAIAENIPAARAARTVDARGLYVAPGLIDIHVHVFTGEKTATYAGGDLSVWPDNYGLRTCTTTMVDAGSSGWRSFEDFKRRVIDRSKTRVLAFLNIVGVGMREGQLEQNVEDMDAQATADMAQKYKDLVVGIKSAHYNGPGWTPYERAEAAGRMANVPVMVDFGGNVRNGRSIMELFTKYFRPGDIYTHMYGGVRGEQDAATRGPSAAFIEGRKRGIVLDVGHGGGSFRWSAAVPMVEAGLLPDSISTDLHTSSSQSGMKDLLDVMSKFLALGLSVEDVLVRATWNPAREIKRDTLGHLSVGAPADVAVLRVEDGQFGFYDQVNARVAGTRRFACEITLRDGTAVWDANARAKDAFDPQAPLPAPGAGLSFPAASPAGSPATPPPAR; encoded by the coding sequence ATGAGACGTGTCGCCGTGTGCCTGCTCGGTCTTGCGCTGGGGCCGGCGACGAGCGCCCAGCAGCCAGCCTACGATCTACTGCTCAAAGGCGGCCACGTCGTGGACGGCCGCAGCTCGCTCAGCGCGATCCGCGACGTCGCCATCAAAGGTCGAACGATCGCGGCGATCGCCGAGAACATCCCGGCCGCGCGGGCGGCGCGCACCGTGGACGCGCGCGGCCTGTACGTCGCGCCCGGCCTGATCGACATCCACGTCCACGTGTTCACCGGCGAGAAGACCGCGACCTACGCGGGCGGCGACCTGAGCGTCTGGCCGGACAACTACGGCCTGCGCACGTGCACCACGACCATGGTCGACGCGGGCAGCTCGGGGTGGCGCAGCTTCGAGGACTTCAAACGCCGCGTGATCGATCGGTCGAAGACGCGCGTCCTCGCGTTCCTCAACATCGTCGGCGTCGGCATGCGCGAGGGGCAGCTCGAGCAGAACGTCGAGGACATGGACGCGCAGGCGACGGCCGACATGGCCCAGAAGTACAAAGACCTCGTTGTCGGCATCAAGAGCGCGCACTACAACGGCCCAGGGTGGACGCCGTACGAGCGGGCCGAAGCGGCCGGCCGCATGGCGAACGTGCCCGTCATGGTGGACTTCGGCGGCAACGTCCGGAACGGCCGGAGCATCATGGAGCTCTTCACGAAGTACTTCCGGCCGGGAGACATCTACACGCACATGTACGGCGGCGTCCGCGGCGAGCAGGACGCCGCGACGCGGGGGCCCAGCGCCGCGTTCATCGAAGGACGCAAGCGCGGCATCGTCCTCGACGTGGGCCACGGCGGGGGAAGCTTCCGGTGGAGCGCGGCGGTGCCGATGGTCGAGGCGGGGCTGCTGCCCGATTCGATCTCGACCGACCTGCACACGTCGAGCTCGCAGTCGGGCATGAAGGACCTGCTCGACGTCATGAGCAAGTTCCTGGCGCTCGGTCTGTCGGTCGAGGACGTGCTCGTCCGCGCGACCTGGAATCCCGCGCGGGAGATCAAGCGCGACACGCTCGGGCATCTCTCGGTCGGCGCACCGGCCGACGTCGCCGTGCTCCGCGTCGAGGACGGGCAGTTCGGCTTCTACGATCAGGTCAACGCGCGCGTGGCCGGCACGCGCCGGTTCGCGTGTGAGATCACGCTGCGCGACGGGACGGCCGTCTGGGACGCGAACGCGCGGGCGAAGGACGCCTTCGATCCTCAGGCGCCGCTGCCGGCGCCCGGTGCCGGGCTGTCGTTTCCGGCCGCGTCACCGGCCGGTTCGCCCGCCACTCCGCCGCCGGCGCGCTGA